From the Lathyrus oleraceus cultivar Zhongwan6 chromosome 4, CAAS_Psat_ZW6_1.0, whole genome shotgun sequence genome, one window contains:
- the LOC127073403 gene encoding ribonucleoside-diphosphate reductase small chain A has protein sequence MGSLENGTPKPRVEEEPILMKQSQRFCMFPIRYKQLWEMYKKAEASFWTAEEVDLSYDVHHWATLSDSEKHFISHVLAFFATSDGIVLENLAARFLNDVQIPEARAFYGFQIAIENIHSEMYSLLLETYIKDSIEKHKLFNAIENLPCVARKAEWALSWINSSTSFAERLVGFACVEGIFFSGSFCAIFWLKKRGLMPGLTFSNELISRDEGLHCDFACLLYSLLLRKLDGERVHNIVHEAVEIETEFVCDALPCALIGMNSTLMSQYIKFVADRLLVSLGCTKNYNVENPFDWMEFISLQGKANFFERRVGDYQKASVMSSLEDDGKNFVFKLDEDF, from the exons ATGGGTTCTTTGGAGAATGGAACACCCAAACCAAGAGTTGAAGAAGAACCAATCCTAATGAAACAAAGTCAGAGGTTTTGTATGTTTCCAATTCGCTACAAACAACTTTGGGAGATGTACAAAAAGGCTGAAGCCAGTTTCTGGACCG CCGAAGAGGTAGATCTTTCGTATGACGTACACCATTGGGCAACCTTGTCTGACTCCGAGAAGCACTTCATATCACATGTCCTTGCTTTTTTTGCTACATCTGATGGAATCGTTTTGGAGAATTTGGCTGCAAGGTTTCTGAATGATGTTCAAATCCCGGAG GCTCGGGCATTTTACGGGTTTCAGATAGCAATCGAGAATATTCATTCTG AGATGTATAGTTTGCTATTAGAGACGTATATTAAAGATTCAATAGAGAAGCATAAATTATTCAATGCGATTGAAAATCTTCCTTGTGTTGCAAGGAAGGCTGAATGGGCATTGAGTTGGATTAACAG TTCCACTTCATTTGCGGAGAGGCTTGTTGGTTTTGCGTGTGTTGAAGGGATATTTTTCTCAGGAAG CTTCTGTGCCATATTCTGGCTTAAAAAGAGAGGATTAATGCCGGGTCTGACATTCTCAAATGAGCTAATCTCTAGAGACGAGGGTCTTCATTGCGATTTTGCTTGCCTTTTATACAG CTTGTTACTGAGAAAGCTAGATGGTGAGCGGGTTCATAATATTGTACACGAAGCTGTTGAAATTGAAACCGAGTTTGTCTGTGACGCACTCCCTTGTGCATTGATTGGCATGAACTCAACGCTTATGAGCCAGTACATAAAATTTGTTGCTGACAGGCTATTG GTTTCCTTGGGATGCACAAAAAATTACAACGTGGAAAATCCCTTCGATTGGATGGAGTTTATTTCTCTGCA AGGAAAGGCCAACTTTTTTGAGAGAAGGGTGGGTGATTATCAGAAGGCATCAGTGATGTCGAGCCTCGAAGATGATGGGAAGAACTTCGTTTTCAAGCTTGACGAGGACTTCTAA